A section of the Oryzias latipes chromosome 8, ASM223467v1 genome encodes:
- the LOC105354570 gene encoding uncharacterized protein LOC105354570 isoform X2 has protein sequence MRTHLLYFLLVQLSKAHTELVLQRLMEGESVGLSCIPQRDHGSLVGLHLYHRGVQSQTTLLSVAEGGRVKVDPELRARLKLQGNLNSLQINVSISHLRPSDTGVYVWELTYGDNSSDWRVHSVRTLLLLVEGAEKACQSSNTLLLTMAAAAGLFLLTLAWIAAETWVKKHRHPHPKPHSSIYEEMSRKQRRSGTPPCNPDAHPQLEEASAPVYANTDIRQAPDNYYACPRLPALRR, from the exons ATGAGGACTCACCTGCTTTACTTTCTTTTGGTTCAGCTTTCTAAAG CCCACACTGAGTTGGTGTTACAGCGTCTGATGGAGGGGGAGTCTGTGGGGCTCTCCTGCATCCCTCAGAGGGATCATGGCTCTCTGGTGGGCCTCCACCTGTACCACCGTGGCGTCCAGAGCCAAACCACCCTGCTGTCTGTCGCTGAGGGTGGACGGGTCAAGGTGGACCCGGAGCTGAGGGCGCGTCTGAAGCTCCAGGGAAACCTTAACTCCTTGCAGATCAACGTGAGCATCTCCCACCTACGACCGAGCGACACTGGAGTTTATGTGTGGGAGCTGACTTATGGAGACAACAGCTCTGACTGGAGAGTCCACAGTGTGAGGACATTGCTGCTGCTGGTTGAAGGGGCAG AAAAGGCGTGTCAGAGCTCCAACACGCTGCTCTTGACcatggctgcagctgctggtctGTTTCTGCTCACACTCGCCTGGATTGCTGCAGAAACATGG GTGAAGAAGCATCGTCATCCTCACCCCAAACCTCATTCTTCCATCTATGAGGAAATGAGCAGGAAGCAGCGGCGCTCAGGAACCCCCCCATGTAACCCGGACGCCCACCCGCAGCTGGAGGAAGCCAGCGCCCCCGTGTACGCCAACACCGACATCCGACAAGCGCCGGACAACTACTACGCCTGTCCCCGCCTGCCCGCCCTCAGGCGCTGA
- the LOC100049335 gene encoding ZPC domain containing protein 3 precursor (The RefSeq protein has 1 substitution compared to this genomic sequence), protein MKKFLAHSASLVLLISFLRGVAIAIRTLKEGPMIDADGREYKTASLTEDSSPRASDSVRVECTEVSMIVYIQADFYRTGRLVSPGDLFLGGAEHKQDSRCRAVVSGHNEYVIEAGLQDCGSKLTITDDDVIYSNKLVFSPVSNHHTITRMTDAIVPVSCHYKRTHTVSSSNTEQAPMTFSQSAKFSTKNSAFSLKLMADDWLTEMLSSKFHLGDFLRFEAKYTGPEPRQLFVESCVATLTPDATSVPRYYFIENHGCFTDSKAGSVASFLPRSRANLLQFQIDAFLFRNDLRNTIYITCNLKATLQMRTTLTDKACNYVHSSWKSVDENDSVCWCCDSICYQSLPRDDDLCDIVTLGPLRIISNK, encoded by the exons ATGAAGGCGTTTTTGGCTCATTCAGCCTCCCTCGTGCTGCTCATTTCTTTTCTCCGTGGAGTTGCAATTGCCATCCGAACTCTAAAAGAAGGTCCTATGATTGATGCAGACGGAAGGGAATATAAAACTGCTTCTTTGACAGAAGACTCCAGCCCGAGAGCAAGCGATAGTGTCCGTGTAGAGTGCACAGAAGTGTCCATGATTGTCTACATACAAGCAGACTTCTACAGAACTGGACGCCTTGTGTCTCCAGGGGACTTGTTTTTGGGAGGTGCAGAGCATAAGCAGGACAGTCGGTGTCGGGCTGTTGTTTCTGGACACAATGAGTATGTCATTGAAGCTGGCTTGCAAGACTGTGGCTCCAAGTTGACT ATAACAGATGATGATGTGATCTACTCAAACAAGCTGGTTTTCTCACCAGTTTCCAATCACCACACTATTACAAGGATGACTGATGCTATAGTCCCTGTGTCCTGCCATTACAAAAG AACACACACTGTAAGCAGCAGTAATACTGAACAGGCGCCCATGACGTTCTCTCAGTCAGCAAAGTTCTCAACCAAGaactctgctttctctttgaAGCTGATGGCTG ATGACTGGTTAACGGAGATGTTGTCCAGCAAGTTTCATCTTGGAGACTTTCTGCGCTTTGAGGCAAAGTATACGGGCCCAGAGCCCAGGCAGCTTTTTGTCGAAAGCTGCGTTGCCACTCTGACACCTGACGCAACGTCGGTACCCAGATACTACTTCATTGAAAACCACGG gtGCTTCACTGATTCAAAAGCGGGGTCAGTTGCCTCATTCCTACCCAGATCGAGAGCCAATTTGCTTCAGTTCCAGATTGATGCCTTTCTGTTTCGTAATGATTTGAGAAACACT atctACATCACTTGTAACCTGAAGGCTACCCTCCAAATGAGGACCACCTTGACTGACAAGGCCTGCAATTATGTGCATTCAAG ctggaaAAGTGTGGATGAGAACGATAGTGTTTGTTGGTGTTGTGACAGTATTTGCTACCAAAGTCTTCCCAGAG ATGATGATCTTTGTGACATTGTCACTCTTGGTCCACTGAGGATTATCTCTAACAAGTAA
- the LOC105354570 gene encoding uncharacterized protein LOC105354570 isoform X1, with product MRTHLLYFLLVQLSKAHTELVLQRLMEGESVGLSCIPQRDHGSLVGLHLYHRGVQSQTTLLSVAEGGRVKVDPELRARLKLQGNLNSLQINVSISHLRPSDTGVYVWELTYGDNSSDWRVHSVRTLLLLVEGAAEKACQSSNTLLLTMAAAAGLFLLTLAWIAAETWVKKHRHPHPKPHSSIYEEMSRKQRRSGTPPCNPDAHPQLEEASAPVYANTDIRQAPDNYYACPRLPALRR from the exons ATGAGGACTCACCTGCTTTACTTTCTTTTGGTTCAGCTTTCTAAAG CCCACACTGAGTTGGTGTTACAGCGTCTGATGGAGGGGGAGTCTGTGGGGCTCTCCTGCATCCCTCAGAGGGATCATGGCTCTCTGGTGGGCCTCCACCTGTACCACCGTGGCGTCCAGAGCCAAACCACCCTGCTGTCTGTCGCTGAGGGTGGACGGGTCAAGGTGGACCCGGAGCTGAGGGCGCGTCTGAAGCTCCAGGGAAACCTTAACTCCTTGCAGATCAACGTGAGCATCTCCCACCTACGACCGAGCGACACTGGAGTTTATGTGTGGGAGCTGACTTATGGAGACAACAGCTCTGACTGGAGAGTCCACAGTGTGAGGACATTGCTGCTGCTGGTTGAAGGGGCAG CAGAAAAGGCGTGTCAGAGCTCCAACACGCTGCTCTTGACcatggctgcagctgctggtctGTTTCTGCTCACACTCGCCTGGATTGCTGCAGAAACATGG GTGAAGAAGCATCGTCATCCTCACCCCAAACCTCATTCTTCCATCTATGAGGAAATGAGCAGGAAGCAGCGGCGCTCAGGAACCCCCCCATGTAACCCGGACGCCCACCCGCAGCTGGAGGAAGCCAGCGCCCCCGTGTACGCCAACACCGACATCCGACAAGCGCCGGACAACTACTACGCCTGTCCCCGCCTGCCCGCCCTCAGGCGCTGA
- the LOC100049337 gene encoding ZPC domain containing protein 5 precursor (The RefSeq protein has 1 substitution compared to this genomic sequence), giving the protein MAPSRLKISCLFGHLTAFCLQLTLAFPPLLYVPPVSLKSQSSLPSVVQQPEEPVPVNTVGVLCHPDSMELSINADLFEVGAPVDVRELRLGVEHSDYCSATASSDSEYRILVGLEDCGTKHWMTEDSLVYTNLLIYTPLPALNGITRMEEAVIPIECQYKRKYSLSSSSLVPTWVPFTSTQAAVETLQFNLRLMTNDWLHERGANTFFLGEPINIEASVRVDHHMGLRLFLNSCVATLEPNIKSDPKYVFIENGCLLDSQLPGSKGHFLPRTKDNILQMTIDSFKFHNDERGQLYITCHLNAVPVDDAEAQSKACTYVNGRWRSADGNDYLCGFCQSPNEASKALSIPGVFNPRSFGKSADMEPMWRSGLKTNKVWEHEARLGPVTILPSWKSGALAAHELPPVLHKIHKTALYGSHWRSGLNTIEKSLVPEPSSSELEEDDSDDYDESDSDLAFVMKSLEIAHTNTTFPIVTYDLEPSKMNATAANPDLSDKHDPKK; this is encoded by the exons ATGGCTCCCTCACGGTTAAAGATTAGCTGCCTTTTTGGGCATTTGACTGCCTTCTGTCTTCAGTTGACACTTGCGTTTCCACCATTGCATTACGTGCCGCCTGTTTCTCTCAAAAGCCAAAGCTCTTTGCCGAGTGTGGTCCAGCAGCCAGAGGAGCCGGTGCCCGTTAACACAGTTGGTGTGCTCTGCCACCCTGATTCCATGGAGCTCAGCATCAACGCTGACCTGTTTGAAGTGGGAGCGCCTGTTGACGTCCGTGAGCTGCGTCTCGGAGTCGAGCACAGCGACTACTGCAGTGCAACAGCATCCTCAGACTCTGAGTACAGAATCCTCGTGGGCCTGGAGGACTGTGGCACCAAACACTGG ATGACAGAAGACTCTCTGGTCTACACAAACCTCCTGATTTATACTCCCCTTCCTGCTCTTAATGGAATAACTCGAATGGAGGAGGCCGTTATTCCAATTGAATGCCAATATAAAAG GAAGTACAGTTTATCCAGCTCATCACTCGTGCCAACTTGGGTTCCCTTCACGTCCACACAAGCTGCTGTGGAAACTCTCCAGTTCAACCTGAGGCTCATGACCA ATGACTGGCTGCACGAAAGGGGTGCCAACACGTTCTTCCTCGGCGAGCCAATCAACATTGAGGCATCAGTCAGGGTGGATCATCACATGGGGCTCCGGCTGTTCCTGAACAGCTGCGTGGCCACACTTGAACCCAACATCAAATCTGATCCCAAATATGTCTTTATTGAGAATGG GTGCCTGCTGGACTCCCAGCTTCCAGGCTCAAAGGGTCACTTCCTGCCAAGAACAAAAGACAATATACTGCAGATGACTATCGATTCTTTTAAATTCCATAATGACGAACGAGGACAG CTTTACATCACATGTCATCTCAATGCGGTGCCAGTGGATGATGCAGAAGCACAAAGCAAGGCCTGCACATATGTAAATGGAAG GTGGCGGTCAGCTGATGGAAACGACTACCTGTGTGGATTCTGTCAAAGCCCCAATGAAGCCAGTAAAGCACTCAGCATCCCTGGAGTCTTTAATCCTCGTAGCTTTGGAAAATCTGCAGACATGGAGCCCATGTGGAGAAGTGGACTCAAGACTaataagg TTTGGGAACATGAAGCCAGACTGGGGCCAGTGACTATTCTGCCTTCATGGAAGAGTGGGGCTCTTGCTGCACATGAACTACCTCCAGTTCTCCATAAGATCCACAAAACGGCGCTGTACGGCAGCCACTGGAGGAGCGGCCTAAACACAATCG AGAAGAGCCTGGTTCCAGAACCATCAAGTTCAGAACTAGAAGAGGATGACAGTGATG acTATGATGAGTCTGACTCTGACCTGGCGTTTGTGATGAAGTCCTTGGAGATTGCCCATACCAACACTACCTTCCCCATCGTCACATATGACCTGGAGCCCTCTAAGATGAATGCAACTGCTGCTAACCCTGACCTTTCTGATAAACATGacccaaagaaataa